A genomic stretch from Candidatus Woesearchaeota archaeon includes:
- the dut gene encoding dUTP diphosphatase, which produces MRIEIVKTDKELPTPKYAHLGDAGMDLYSAAEYTLQPGERKLIPTGLKIAVPYGFEVQVRPRSGLALKHGVSVVNTPGTIDHQYRGEMGVVLINHGKEAFEIKRGERIAQMVLNKVEFMHLEEVEALTETDRGAGGFGSTGAK; this is translated from the coding sequence ATGAGAATAGAAATTGTAAAAACAGACAAAGAATTGCCAACACCAAAATATGCGCATCTTGGCGATGCGGGAATGGATTTGTATAGTGCAGCAGAATACACGCTTCAGCCAGGAGAAAGAAAATTAATTCCAACAGGATTAAAGATTGCAGTGCCCTACGGATTTGAAGTGCAGGTTCGTCCAAGAAGTGGATTAGCATTAAAACATGGAGTTTCTGTCGTAAACACGCCAGGAACAATTGATCATCAGTACCGTGGAGAGATGGGTGTTGTGCTCATTAACCATGGCAAAGAAGCGTTTGAGATAAAACGAGGAGAACGTATTGCGCAGATGGTTTTAAACAAAGTAGAATTTATGCATTTGGAAGAAGTGGAAGCGTTGACAGAAACAGATCGTGGAGCAGGTGGCTTTGGAAGTACAGGAGCGAAATAA